The following DNA comes from Candidatus Nitrosotalea okcheonensis.
CTATACAAAACCCAGATACGTGAACTTGCAAGACATCTAGGGTTATCTCAAAACGTCATCTCAAAACCAAGTGGTCCGCATTTATGGGAAGGTCACACCGCTGAGACAGAGATTGGCCTGAACTATGAAGAGATTGATTCAATATTACACTGTATTATTGATAAAGGTCTTGCAGTTGACGAGACGGCAAAGATTACAGAGATACCAATTTCAGAGGTAGACAGAATTTTCAGAATGCATAGAAAAAGCGAACATAAAAGGACCATGGCCACGCAATGCATATTGTAAGGATGAAAAATTTGAGAATTTTTGACACTTTATCAGTAACAGAAAAAAATGTGGACATTACAAACTTGGTGAAAATATACCTATGCGGAGTTACAGTGTATGATGAGAGTCACATAGGCCATGCCAGAACCATCATAGTGTTTGATACACTTCGAAGATATCTAGAGTCAAAAGGAGCCAGGGTAAATCTCATACAAAATTTTACAGATGTCGATGATAAGATAATTAATCGTACAAAAAAGGAAAACGTTTCCGCAGATATCATAACTACGAGATACATAAAAAATTATTTTGATGACTTTGACAAGCTAAATGTAAAGAGGGCAGACTTGTATCCAAAAGCCACAGAACACATCACGGACATGACTGACATGATCAAGGGTTTGATTGACAAGGGATTTGCATATGTGTCCAAAAATGGAGTATATTTTTCTGTTTTAAAATTCAAGGAATATGGAAAACTTTCAAAGAAAAAAATAGATGAATTGATCTCAGGTGCACGCGTTGAAGTCGATGAGACAAAAAAAGATCCTCTAGATTTTGCATTGTGGAAATTCTCTGACGAGTCTCCCACATGGAACAGCCCATGGGGCAGAGGAAGACCCGGATGGCACATAGAGTGCTCCGCAATGAGCCTGAGATATTTGGGGAGTAATTTTGAGATCCATGGTGGAGGACGTGATCTAATATTTCCCCACCACGAAAATGAGATAGCGCAGTCAGAGTCTTTTTCCGGAGTCAACTTTGCCAAGATTTGGATGCATGTTGGAATGGTCACAATAAATGGAGAGAAAATGTCAAAGTCGCTAGGGAACACAAAATCAATCGACCACGTTCTCAACATATGGGGTCCAAACATAGTTAGACTGTTTTGTTTGTCAAGTCACTATTCAAAACCAATTGATTATTCCGAAGAGATTCTAAAGGAAATCATAACAAAGTGGCGCCAAGTAGAAAATTGTTATTTTGAAATGATTTTATCAGATGACTCGCAGGTAACAGAAAATTTGGATCAGATCAAAAATATTATCCACGAGTCAAAGACAGAATTTGACAGTGCACTAGAGTCTGACTTTAATACACCTCTAGCTCTTGCCTCATTCTTCAAACTAGTTAAAAACATCAACCAATTAGCATCCGTAGAGAAGATCACTAAAACAATATCAGAGGTAATCTTTCCGACATTTCAAGAAATGCTATCAATTCTTGGCCTGAGATTAGTTCAAGTCACAAACGATGAAAAAAATCAGATCTCAAATCTAATCAAACAGCGAAATGAACTGCGTAATCAGAAAAAATTTCAAGATGCGGACGCAGTAAGAAAGCAAATTTCAGACATGAATGTAACACTAATTGATCACAAGACCAAAACACTCTGGATGAAACAAGAGAAAATAGGTATCGAAAACTAGGATTTTTTAGTTTGTGCGCTAACTAATGATACAACATCCCTGTCACGTAATTGATAGTTCACGGGAAGTCTTACTCCATATCGTACATCTTTAGCATAGAGTAGACCTTTTGTAAGATCTGTGTGTATTTCTTTTGCAAGGTCTTCTACTGTTGCACCATCTTTAAGCAAAATCAAGTCAGGAAGAATCCTTCCTTTTTTATCAGACAAGTTTTCAGGATTTGCCACAGGATATATCGAATTCATTTTTAGCAACTTGAATACGGTAACATTGATTGCAAACTGGACACCCGTTCTCATGTATTCTCCTAGTATGCCCTGTGTGATAAAATCAAGTGCCTCTAGTTGTTTTTTGGTTAATTGTTCTTTGTGTAAAATATCAAATTGCTCTGATCCTGGAACATATTTGATAAGACCTTTTTTCTCAGCCTTTCTCAGTGATAGTTCACTGTCTGTACTTGCTGGAATTATTATAGTATCAATGTATTTTTCTCGTAGTCTATCAAAGTTTTTTTCTGCTCCAGGAATATCAACCTTGTTTGCAACAATAAGGGTGGGTTTCGATATCTTTCGCAAATACGCCGCAAATTTTTTGCTATCATACATGTCAAAGTTTTCAAAGTGTTTGTTTTCAAGACCTGTTATCTTTAGTGCCTCCTTGACATGCCCTTCCTTGACGCCTATTCCGCGGAACACATCAGTTATTGCAACAAGAGGATCTGTCTCAGACTGGATAAGTTTTGATATTTTATCTCGATTACCTTCCAATAATTTGAGATACCACATGATAAGTTCCTCTTCAATATCAGAGACATCGGCTATTGGATCGCCGCTTCCAACTTCGGCAATCCTTCCCGCAGCATCTATACTTCCGGATACATCCACAACATGCAGTATTGCATCAGATTGAGTAGCCACTGAAAGAAATTGGTTTCCAAGCCCTTTGCCTGCCCATGCGTCTTTTATCAACCCCGGAAGATCAATTAGCTCGATTGGTATGAATCTCCAGCCATCAGTGCATTTAGAATTTTGCGGATTATCCTTGACGTTAAACTCGGTGTGGACACAAGGTGTTATTGCATTACCAAGTGCACGTTCTGGTCTTTTTGTTGTAAATGGATAAGTTGAGACTTCACCTCCTGCCAGTGTGGCTGCGTTGAAAAAAGTGGTTTTACCAGTGTTAGTCTTACCTAAAAGGCCAATCTTTATTGGCATGATCTCATCTGATGTTGCTTGCTATTTATCTTTGCCGTAGATACACTGTTCAAGATCAGATTGAGCCAAACCCCGTAAGGTTATTCAATATTACTGTGGGAAGTTACATTACCAGACGAATTTTTTATCTCGTCTGTATACCACCGGATTTGTTTTATTTCATCATCGGTCAGAGCACCATTCCATTTTTCAAGCACGATTTTTAGAATTTGTGATCCATTATACAGTAGACTCCAGTATGGGTGGTGTTCAGCCGTTGTAAGTGCAAGCTCTTCAATTTCATCTAATCCTGTTTTTGCAAGAGACAATCCATCAGAGTGTTCTCCATAAATTCGAATAATATTAGAATCAGGATCAGAATACATTTTCATCAGAACATTTTTCTTTTCGAAGGACTTGACTAGGTCTAAAAGCGATTTGTAAAATACATCAAAATTGTCTGCCATGTCTTAGAATAGTCTTTGATGTTCTGCGAGCATGCATCGATTAAATACCACTATTGGAATTCCTGCTTTTCGTGCAACATCTTCTGCTTCAAGATTATGTATTCCCTCTTGCAACCATATTACTTTGGGTTTTATTTTTACAGATTCTTCTATAACTTGTAAGACTTGATCAGATGGTCGAAAGACATCAACTATGTCCACAGTGTCAGGAACATCAAGTAGTGTTGGATAACATTTTCTTCCAAGAATTTCTGTTGCAGTTGGGTTTACAGGAATCACGTTAAACCCATTATCAATCAAATATCTTGGAACATAGTGCGCTGCCTTGTCAGGATTTTTTGACATGCCTACCACTGCAATATTTTTCAGAGTGTAAATTTTTCGTATGTCATCATCAGTGCAAGAATCTCTTTCCATGTTGTTACACATCATCATATGGCTTAATGTCTTGCGGAAGGTTCTGTCGGGTTATCAAGACCTTATGATTCATTTTCGAGCCTCAACCAACTTGCTTCCATCTACTTGCAGGATTACTGGCTGGAAGTTTTCCAGATTCCCGTTGCGGAATAACCGATTTATAGGGCAATTCAGTTATTATACTATGGAACAAGAACCAAATGATGTAATAGTACTCAGTGCAATAAGCCAGGGTGCAAAAAAGTTTGACAAGATCTTAAAAAAGACAAAGATTGAAAGTCAAGAATTGAACACATTGCTTGAGCGCCTTGAAGAAAAAGGTTTCATTACAATTATTGAGAAAAAGGGCTGGTTAGGTCCCAAGAAAGAAATCACATTAACAGACAAGGGCAATAAGGAACTAGAAGAGAGAAGATTTGAATTGCAACAGAATTGGGATCAGATGGTAACCATTTGGAAGAGTGGAGACAAGCAAAAACTTGAACAACACATGGAGGCAAACAAGTCCACCATCCCATCGATGATGTTCATGGGAATAATGGACATGATGATGTTTTCAACTATGATGGGTTTCATGGGGATGGCAATGACCAGTTTCATACCAGACCAGTATATGAACAGCGGTCACGACATTGGAGGAGGACATGATGCAGGTGCTCACGATGCAAGTTCAGGACAGGACTTTAGCGGTGGGGATTTTCATGGGGATGGCGGTCCAGGAGACATGGGCGGTTTTGATGTTAATTTCTAAAAACACATCTTGAAAAAATAGAAATTAAAAAACGGTTTTTATTTCCAATAGATGGAAATTATTTTTTGCTACGGGGATGGCATTGACATCGAGGATGTCATGTTATTACCCGTTGGACTATTCATTGATGATGTCATGTTATTACCTGTTGGACTATTCATTGTATTATTTCCATGAAATGCCGCCGAGCCTGCAAGTGCAGCCATGACATCTTCTCCATGAAGAGCAGAGCCAATTTTATCATAACTTACTTTTTGTGACGCCCACATTGCATCGATCCAAGCTGTATGTTCTCCAGGAGCACATACATGATCACCGCAAACTACGCTGTGACCAAAGCTTGCAGTCGATATGGTGTCAAATCGAGTACTTGGAGTCAAAGCACTAGCTTGTGGAACAAATACTGCGATGACAGATGTCAAAAGCACAGATGTTGTAAACAAAAGTAATGCTATTTTGTTAGACATGATCTAGTTTCATTTATAGGCATATAAAAGAATTATGATGAATTTATGCATCAGATAAAAATGGTTAGTGGTTAGTCCACTGGGATTATTTTGTTCCATTCATGGTGTTTGTCGCCATGTTATGCATGACATTTCCACCACTGGGCGTATTTCCAATCATACCTGCTCTTTGTGACTGCCATAATGTATTGATCCATTGTGCATGTTCACCTGGTGCGCAAAGGTGATCACCACATACTTTGCTTATACCATGGCTTGCAGTTGTAGGAGTGTCGTTTCTTATCGAAAAGTCTCTTTGGATCAGAGCGTTTGCTTGTGGTAAGCTATCTACCACTACGGATGTCATTATAACAGATACAGTAAGCAAGAGTAATGCTATTTTGTTAGACATCGTTGTCGATTCGTTTATGGCATATAAAAGATTTATGAATCAAGGTCCTGTCGGGTTATCAAGACCTGCCATAAATAATTAATACTGACTTTACAATATTTCATTGATAAACAGGGAGATGGTATAATGACAATAAAGTCGGTAAAGCAGATTCACACATTTCCTGATGAAATCCAGTCCATGATGGAAACATTCAAGGACATGGTAAATTATTGCATAAGAATAGGGATATCTGAAAACATATCAAACCTGAATAAATTCTCGTCATTGCACTACAAGGATTTGTCCCAATTCAATATACAATCCTACTACAAACTTACTGCCATGTCTCAGGCAATGGGCAGGCTAGCACAGAGGAAAAAGGCACTGAAAAATGGCAAGACAGTAAAATCACCATACATCTCAAAACCATATCTGGTCTCATGCTATGGTTTTAAAATAACAGGCATGTTGCTTTCATTTCCAATGTACCATGGTGACAAGTTCTTGGTCAAACTAAATGAGTACACCATGTCACAATTGGAAAATGCAGAACCAAGGTCATTTGTGATAACACCTGATTCAGTATCAATCTCAGTAAGAAAACAAGTAGAGCAAATCATTCCAGAAAACGTGATTGGGATAGACAGGAACCTCAGAAACATCACAATATCAACTCCAAATCAAACTGTAATGTACAAGACTAGCAAGTTATTATCGATAAAGGAAAACACATCTCATGTGATATCATCTTTTAAAAGATTTGACGTAAGAAAAAAGAAACATTTCCAGAAAAGATTGGGCAACAGGCGTGCAAGACGTATACAGCAACACCTGCACAAGATATCAAAGGATATCATATCAAGGGCGGTACAATCAAAGTCAATGATAGTATTAGAAGATATCAAGTGCATCAGAAAATTATACAGAAAAGGAAACGGTCAGGGAACAAAATACAGAAGGAAATTAAACTCATGGTCGTTCTATGAACTGCAAAGACAGATACAATACAAGGCAGAATGGGAAGGAATTCCTGTTGGTTTCATAGATCCTAAACGCACAAGCCAACTCTGTCCAATATGCGGAGGCAAACTCCAAGAGGACAGGTTTCACAGACGAAAATTGTTGTGCATTAATTGTAAGAAATCAATAGACAGGGATGTAGTTGCATCCATGAACATATCTTACAAGGGGTGGAGTAGGTTTTGCCATCCTAGAGGGCTTTCAGTTGAAGTGGTGAACGGGAATCTGGAAAACTTTCGGCCAGTAATCCTGCAAGTAGATGGAAGCAAGTTGGTTGAGACTCGAAAATGATCAAGATCTCGATAATCCGACAGAACCTGAATCAAAGTTTAGTGTGAAGCCTTCAATTCACACAGAAGAAACAGATATCAATAATTCACAAGATGTGTTTGACATGACAGTGCAAATAGGCGCAAAAGCTCCAAATCTCCAAGTATCAGAATGGATCCAAGGATTGCCAACTAACATTGACAAGGAAAAAGACAATGTAATTCTAATTGAGGTGTTTCAAGTCAATTGTCCGGGCTGTTTCATGTATGGCATTCCGCAAGCAATTAACATTTATCAAAAATACAGAAAGGAAGGAGTTACAGTTCTTGGAATAGCAACCGCATTTGAGGATTTTGATAAAAACACGGTGGAGAATCTGAGATTGTTGCTTACAGAGGGAAAGACAATAGGTGAGACATTAAAGGCGTTGGGACAATACGGTCAACTAGTAGATGGAAACAAGATTCCATACAAGATTCCATTTCCAGTGGCAATGGACTTGCTCAAAAAAGAGGATGGGCCAATCAGTCAATCCAGAATAAATGAAATAATCCAGGCAAACGTCCCAGGCTACGAGTCATATAGTGAAGGTCAGAAATTAGAAATAATTGAACGGGTAAAACAATATTTAAAGAGCAAGGAATATTCTGCTCATACCTTTGACGAATTTGCACTGCGTGGTACACCATCAACAATATTGATTGACAAAAAAGGAGTATTGCGAGACGTTGCATTTGGAACTAATGACTTTCTAGAAGAGAACATCAAAAAATTATTGAGTGAATAACTTTCGTTAATTTGGAATGGCAGTTGTTTTTACATGTACACATCCTTTGATGGAACAACATTTGATAAGATAATTACGTTACTCAAATCGCACCACTCAGAATTTGTATCCGGAGAAAAACTTGGCAGGATGTTATCATTAAGCAGGACTGCAATTTGGAAGAATATCAAAAAGCTACAATCACTCGGATACAAAATAGAATCAAAACCAAAAATAGGATATAGACTGCATGCAAACACCGGTCTTTTCTTACCATGGGAAATCACAGATGGACTGCAGACAGACATTATAGGTAAGAAAATATATTATTTTGATAAAATTGATTCGACCCAGAATTTTGCACTGGATCTTACTCAAAGGCCCCATGAAAACGGCTCGGTTGTCATAGCACAAAGACAAACCCAAGGAAGAGGCAGACTAGATCGAAGATGGATTTCACCAAAGGGAGGCATATGGATGTCCATACTTTTGAGGCCAAACTTTGAGCCGTCATATGCATCACTATTTCCCATGCTAACATCCTTGGCTCTTGCAGTTTCGATTGAAGAGATTTTAAAGATAAAAACAGAGCTGAAATGGCCAAATGACCTTACCCTAAAGGGAAAAAAAGTTGCAGGCATACTAATTGATGCGTCCATAGAATCAAACAAGATAGATTACATCATAATAGGAGTAGGGATTAATTTTAAAATCAAGCCGGATATAGTGACAAAATCAATCAAGAATAATAAAAGAAATTATGGCATTACAACCTTGATAAAAAAGAATCAAAAGGGTAATCCTGTAGAACTCATACAGCAATTCCTGTTTGAGCTTGAGCAGAATTATAACAAAGTTGTATCAGATTCCACTGGACAAATTAGAAAAGAATGGGTCAAGAGATCATCCACAATTGGAAAAAATATTACTACAACAACAACCACTGGAATTCTAAAAGGCAAAGCATTAGGAATAGACAAGACAGGTGCATTACTCTTATCAAACAGGGGTAAAATACAGCGTCTTCTAGCCGGCGATATCATTTACAAAAACTAGACAAACTTTTGGGGAATTTTACTTGTGAGTGATCAAAATAAGACTGGTGCCTATGAGAATACCCGCCATTATCTCCATCCAATGTGGAAAGAATAGTCGTCGTAGAAGGGTTTCGCCAACTCCTTGTTTCATAGTACAACGGTTTGAGATTCATTATAATAGTGTTTTATCAGCTCTGAGCATTAAAATTCAGCTGACTTGCTTATTTTATTGACAGGTAAGATCTAGAGATTAGATCACTTTGCCAACCTAATGAATTTTTAATAATCACAAGATCCCAACAATATGATGAATATTTGTTGGGCAAACACAGACAGTTTTGATGAGGCAGAAATTGTAATAGTCGGAATTCCTGACGAATCAAAGTCTCACGCACTTCGAAAGGGAACATCTGATGCACCACATAAGATAAGAGAAATTTCATCAATAAGAGACACCTATAAACGCGGAGACGATGTATCTATGGGCTTGCCGCTAGATGGAATTGTCAAGAAAGTTTACGATTATGGAAACATAGAACGCAGTCAGATAGAACATACAATAAACAAGATTATTTCAAATTCCAAGATCCCAATATCAATCGGAGGAGACCATTCAATATCAATTGAAATAATCAAGTCAGTCTCAAAAAAATATGGCCCGCTATCGTTAGTATACTTTGACGCACATCCTGATTTTATCAGTTCTATTCACGGGTATTATGGATCTGTGTTTTATGACGTCTTGCCATACATTGATGTGGATACAAGTATTCAGATAGGAATCAGGACTCCAGAAAAGGAAGAGATAGACAACATCAAAAAATATGGCCTCAAAGTCATCACACCGTTTGACATAATTCGTGATGGGATACAAAAAACTGAAGAAACAATTCTAAATAAAATAGGTAGGAATGTGTATGTATCACTTGACATGGATGTAATCGACCCAGCATTTGCGCCAGGGGTCTCTGTTCCGGTTCCCCTAGGCCTTGGGAATACCGAAGTGGCTCTTCTTCTCAAATCTATTGCAAAAAGAGGCATGTGTGGAATGGATCTAATGGAAGTATGTCCAAACTATGACATCAAAGACAGGACATCACATCTTGCATCAAGAATTATTGGAGAATTAATATCATCCACGATATAACATCACGCCAATACTTTTAACTGCCACATAATTGTTAAAAAATAATGTTTTCCCATTTTACATTAGATCAAGCAAACAAAATACTTCCATCAATCATAGAAAAATTCGACAGAGTAGTAAGCATGAAAGATCAAGTGATTAAAATCCAATCAGATTTGGAGTCAAACCCAAAATACATGACAAATTTTAAGGATTACATCATAAAAAAGCAAGAGCTTAATTCTGCAATAACTGGTTTTTACAAATCAATTGAAGATCTAGAGGCAACTGGCGTATCAATCAAAAGCATTGATCAGGGACTGATGGATTTTCCATCTCTTATGTTCAATGAAGAAATATGGCTTTGTTGGAAACGTGGAGAGACCGAAATAAAATTCTGGCATGGAAAGGAGGAAGGGTTCAATGGAAGAAAACCCATAGAGAGTATAGATTTGGAAAAACTACGGTAGAGCAACCAAGCATATATCAAAATAATCCAATTTTTCAACAATATTATGCTAAAGGTGTGGCTACGAGCTGTTAGGATAAGATTCCTTCTTGCATCAATCATCTCAGTCTGTCTTGGTCTTGCAATAAACAGCTGGCAAAACAAGACAATCGATATTGGATTTGCAGTACTTACATTTGTAGGAGTGACAGCATTACATGCAAGTGTGGATTTACTCAATGATTACTGGGACTATAAGAGACAGATAGACACAGATACCAAAAGAACAAAGTTCAGCGGCGGGACAGGAGTTTTGCCAGAAGGATTGCTCAAGCCAGAACAGGTGTACCGTGCAGGAGTACTCATGTTGGTACTGGGTTCTGCGGTGGGGGCATTTTTCATATTTGAGAGGGGAATAACAATAGCAGTAATCCTAGGATTTGCAATTGTTTCCATTTATTTTTATTCAACAAGAATAGTGGATTCTGGCCTAGGTGAAGTCTTTGTAGCAATAAAGGGTTGCATGATAGTGCTTGGTACATATTTTGTCCAGAGTTCACATATAACAATAGAACCAGTCATTGCAGGAATTATTTCAGGAATATTATCATCAACAGTCCTCTTTGTGAATTCATTTCCGGACTTTGATGCCGACAAGAAACATGGTAGAAAGACGCTGGTCATAATACTTGGAAAACAAAAAGCTGCAACAGTAATCTGGATTTTTCCAATCATCATTTATGGGATTATATTAGTATCAACAATATCAGGAATATTTCCGTTCATAACCCTCATCACTCTGGCAACAATACCCATGGCAATAAGATCAGGCAAATCATTGATAAAAAATTATGAAAATGTAGATGAACTTGTTCCAGTGATGCAAGGATTTGTCACATACAGTAGAATAACAGGAGCACTGTTTGTTATTTCATTTTTAATTGGCATTTTGTTAAAGATTCCACAGTAGGATTAAATCGTCCACGTTCTAATCCAAGTTTACATGATTTCAGGTTTTGCAACACCGGAAGGCACTGCAGGTTTTGCAAAAAGACAGTCAAAAGTATCAAAAAATCATTTCAGGCAATTTATTGGTCTCATGTTATCATCTGTCGGCATTGGTACATATCTTGGCAACCCAGACAATGCTACGGATAACATGGTCTCAGATGCCATAAAAACATCTGTCAAATCAGGTATCAACGTAATCGACACTGCAATTAACTACAGAGCACAAAAAGCAGAGAGGTCTGTTGGAAAAGCAATTGCAGAACTCATACAATCAGGAGAAGCAAAAAGGGATGAGATCTTCATCAGCACAAAAAACGGGTACGTTACAAACGATGGAGACATTAATGAAGATTTTTGGACCAACATACAAAATACGCTTGT
Coding sequences within:
- a CDS encoding peroxiredoxin family protein gives rise to the protein MTVQIGAKAPNLQVSEWIQGLPTNIDKEKDNVILIEVFQVNCPGCFMYGIPQAINIYQKYRKEGVTVLGIATAFEDFDKNTVENLRLLLTEGKTIGETLKALGQYGQLVDGNKIPYKIPFPVAMDLLKKEDGPISQSRINEIIQANVPGYESYSEGQKLEIIERVKQYLKSKEYSAHTFDEFALRGTPSTILIDKKGVLRDVAFGTNDFLEENIKKLLSE
- the ychF gene encoding YchF-related putative GTPase, whose amino-acid sequence is MPIKIGLLGKTNTGKTTFFNAATLAGGEVSTYPFTTKRPERALGNAITPCVHTEFNVKDNPQNSKCTDGWRFIPIELIDLPGLIKDAWAGKGLGNQFLSVATQSDAILHVVDVSGSIDAAGRIAEVGSGDPIADVSDIEEELIMWYLKLLEGNRDKISKLIQSETDPLVAITDVFRGIGVKEGHVKEALKITGLENKHFENFDMYDSKKFAAYLRKISKPTLIVANKVDIPGAEKNFDRLREKYIDTIIIPASTDSELSLRKAEKKGLIKYVPGSEQFDILHKEQLTKKQLEALDFITQGILGEYMRTGVQFAINVTVFKLLKMNSIYPVANPENLSDKKGRILPDLILLKDGATVEDLAKEIHTDLTKGLLYAKDVRYGVRLPVNYQLRDRDVVSLVSAQTKKS
- the cysS gene encoding cysteine--tRNA ligase, with the translated sequence MRIFDTLSVTEKNVDITNLVKIYLCGVTVYDESHIGHARTIIVFDTLRRYLESKGARVNLIQNFTDVDDKIINRTKKENVSADIITTRYIKNYFDDFDKLNVKRADLYPKATEHITDMTDMIKGLIDKGFAYVSKNGVYFSVLKFKEYGKLSKKKIDELISGARVEVDETKKDPLDFALWKFSDESPTWNSPWGRGRPGWHIECSAMSLRYLGSNFEIHGGGRDLIFPHHENEIAQSESFSGVNFAKIWMHVGMVTINGEKMSKSLGNTKSIDHVLNIWGPNIVRLFCLSSHYSKPIDYSEEILKEIITKWRQVENCYFEMILSDDSQVTENLDQIKNIIHESKTEFDSALESDFNTPLALASFFKLVKNINQLASVEKITKTISEVIFPTFQEMLSILGLRLVQVTNDEKNQISNLIKQRNELRNQKKFQDADAVRKQISDMNVTLIDHKTKTLWMKQEKIGIEN
- a CDS encoding RNA-guided endonuclease InsQ/TnpB family protein: MTIKSVKQIHTFPDEIQSMMETFKDMVNYCIRIGISENISNLNKFSSLHYKDLSQFNIQSYYKLTAMSQAMGRLAQRKKALKNGKTVKSPYISKPYLVSCYGFKITGMLLSFPMYHGDKFLVKLNEYTMSQLENAEPRSFVITPDSVSISVRKQVEQIIPENVIGIDRNLRNITISTPNQTVMYKTSKLLSIKENTSHVISSFKRFDVRKKKHFQKRLGNRRARRIQQHLHKISKDIISRAVQSKSMIVLEDIKCIRKLYRKGNGQGTKYRRKLNSWSFYELQRQIQYKAEWEGIPVGFIDPKRTSQLCPICGGKLQEDRFHRRKLLCINCKKSIDRDVVASMNISYKGWSRFCHPRGLSVEVVNGNLENFRPVILQVDGSKLVETRK
- a CDS encoding biotin--[acetyl-CoA-carboxylase] ligase, yielding MYTSFDGTTFDKIITLLKSHHSEFVSGEKLGRMLSLSRTAIWKNIKKLQSLGYKIESKPKIGYRLHANTGLFLPWEITDGLQTDIIGKKIYYFDKIDSTQNFALDLTQRPHENGSVVIAQRQTQGRGRLDRRWISPKGGIWMSILLRPNFEPSYASLFPMLTSLALAVSIEEILKIKTELKWPNDLTLKGKKVAGILIDASIESNKIDYIIIGVGINFKIKPDIVTKSIKNNKRNYGITTLIKKNQKGNPVELIQQFLFELEQNYNKVVSDSTGQIRKEWVKRSSTIGKNITTTTTTGILKGKALGIDKTGALLLSNRGKIQRLLAGDIIYKN
- a CDS encoding CoA-binding protein; its protein translation is MERDSCTDDDIRKIYTLKNIAVVGMSKNPDKAAHYVPRYLIDNGFNVIPVNPTATEILGRKCYPTLLDVPDTVDIVDVFRPSDQVLQVIEESVKIKPKVIWLQEGIHNLEAEDVARKAGIPIVVFNRCMLAEHQRLF
- a CDS encoding DUF2203 domain-containing protein, with product MFSHFTLDQANKILPSIIEKFDRVVSMKDQVIKIQSDLESNPKYMTNFKDYIIKKQELNSAITGFYKSIEDLEATGVSIKSIDQGLMDFPSLMFNEEIWLCWKRGETEIKFWHGKEEGFNGRKPIESIDLEKLR
- a CDS encoding PadR family transcriptional regulator gives rise to the protein MEQEPNDVIVLSAISQGAKKFDKILKKTKIESQELNTLLERLEEKGFITIIEKKGWLGPKKEITLTDKGNKELEERRFELQQNWDQMVTIWKSGDKQKLEQHMEANKSTIPSMMFMGIMDMMMFSTMMGFMGMAMTSFIPDQYMNSGHDIGGGHDAGAHDASSGQDFSGGDFHGDGGPGDMGGFDVNF
- the speB gene encoding agmatinase, which translates into the protein MNICWANTDSFDEAEIVIVGIPDESKSHALRKGTSDAPHKIREISSIRDTYKRGDDVSMGLPLDGIVKKVYDYGNIERSQIEHTINKIISNSKIPISIGGDHSISIEIIKSVSKKYGPLSLVYFDAHPDFISSIHGYYGSVFYDVLPYIDVDTSIQIGIRTPEKEEIDNIKKYGLKVITPFDIIRDGIQKTEETILNKIGRNVYVSLDMDVIDPAFAPGVSVPVPLGLGNTEVALLLKSIAKRGMCGMDLMEVCPNYDIKDRTSHLASRIIGELISSTI
- a CDS encoding prenyltransferase, yielding MLKVWLRAVRIRFLLASIISVCLGLAINSWQNKTIDIGFAVLTFVGVTALHASVDLLNDYWDYKRQIDTDTKRTKFSGGTGVLPEGLLKPEQVYRAGVLMLVLGSAVGAFFIFERGITIAVILGFAIVSIYFYSTRIVDSGLGEVFVAIKGCMIVLGTYFVQSSHITIEPVIAGIISGILSSTVLFVNSFPDFDADKKHGRKTLVIILGKQKAATVIWIFPIIIYGIILVSTISGIFPFITLITLATIPMAIRSGKSLIKNYENVDELVPVMQGFVTYSRITGALFVISFLIGILLKIPQ